A segment of the Asinibacterium sp. OR53 genome:
TGGAAAAAGATGCGAAGAAATGCGAGGAAAGTGTGTACGACCAGGCGGGTGTCCGGTTCAATCTTGCATCGCCCAAACAGTTGGGAGAAGTGCTGTTTGAAAAATTGAAACTGGATCCCAAAGCCAAGAAAACCAAAACAGGTCAGTATGCTACGGGAGAAGATGTGTTGTTGAAACTCGCCAACCAGCACAGGATCGTAGATGATATCCTCAGCTTCCGCGAACTCACCAAATTGAAATCTACTTATGTAGATGCGCTTCCCGAAATGATCAACCCAAAAACGGGCCGGGTGCATACCAGTTATGCGCAGGCAGTGGCGGTTACGGGAAGGTTGAGCAGCAACAATCCCAACCTGCAAAATATTCCCATCAGAACAGAACGCGGAAGAGAGATCAGGAAAGCGTTCATACCCCGTTCAGAAGGACGCTTGTTGATGAGCGCCGACTACTCGCAAATTGAATTGCGTATTGTAGCGGCCATCAGTGGTGACCCTAACATGTGCGAGGCGTTCAGGCTGGGAAAGGATATTCATACGGCTACCGCCGCCAAAGTATATGGTATTGCCGAATCGGAAGTAACGAAGGAGCAGCGCTACAAAGCCAAGAGTGTAAACTTCGGCATTATATACGGACAAGGCGCTTTTGGTTTGGCCGATAACCTGGGCATCAGCAGAACAGAAGCCAAACAGATCATCGATAATTACAAAAAAGAGTTTCCCAACATCCAGCGTTACATGGATGAGCAGATCAACCTGGCGAAAGAGAACGGCTATGTGCAAACATTGGCTGGCAGAAAGCGTTGGCTCAAAGACATCAACAGCGGCAATTTCACGGTGCGTGGTTATGCAGAACGAAACGCCATCAACTCACCCATACAAGGCACGGCGGCCGATATGATCAAAATGGCCATGATCAAAGTGTATCATGAAATGAAGCAGGGTAAGTGGCAGTCGAAAATGATCCTGCAAGTGCACGATGAATTGGTGTTTGATGCAGTGGCCGATGAAGTGGATAAACTGAAAGAACTAATCATCCGTTGCATGACCACTGCGATGCCACTGCCCAACAATGTGCCGGTGGAAGCGGAAGTAGGCAAAGGCGTTAACTGGTTGGAAGCACACTAGGAACAATAACAGATGAACACGAACGAACAAACGATACACCATTTTTATTCGGCCTTTCAACAAAGAGATTATGCAGGTATGAATGCCTGCTACGATGCAGAAGTGGTGTTCAGCGACATGGTATTCGGATTGCTCAACAGCCAGGAAACACGGGCTATGTGGGAAATGCTTTGCAAAAACGCAAAAGACCTTACCATCCGGTTCGATAATATCCGGCTACTGGACGAAGAATATGCTACCTGCGATTGGGTAGCCACTTATACGTTTACCCAAACAGGCAGGAAAGTAGTGAATAGGGTAAAAGCCCACATGCGATTGAAAGACGGACTGATCACAGAACATTCCGATGCATTTGACATATACAAATGGTCGAGGCAGGCGTTTGGTTTAAGGGGATGGCTTTTTGGCTGGACCAACTTCATGCGGAACCGGATACACATCAATGCTAAAAAACGGCTGCTCGGTTTTATGGAGCAACAGTAATGCTGTTATCGGGCACACGCCAGTTGTACAATTGCAAACCAGTTTTACCCTCAATACGAATGGTTTTTTCAGCATTGCCCAACTGGAGCCTGATATCGTTGGTTCCTTTTTTCAGCGGAACGCGCACATACTGAATATAAGCGGGTAATGATTGCCAGTTACGGGTATCTGCTTTTTCCGTTGCGGTATTGAACATGTTTACGACTAATCCGGTGACCAGAGCAGCTGCTTCTGCATTTCTTTCTTTCTTGCCGGCGTCTTTTTCTTTGCTGTTGTTTTTCACTGCTGCTTTGGTGGCTTCTGAAGCGCCTTTCTCCATGCCCAGTTTAAACGCCTGTCTTAATAAAGCATTGGAAACTTCCTTTACTATCCGTTCTTTCAATACCGCTGGTGCAATGGTATTGATATCTTCTGCCAGTTCTGATGAATAAGCAGCTCCATCTGCTGTAATGGTACCCTGCACATTATTGTAAGACCTGGGTTCATAAATGGGAATGGCCACACGAATGGTCCTGAAGTTTTTCAGCGAAGCAGCAGAAGAATTAGCAGAAGAAACATCGAATGGAATATCGAAAGTACCATAGGGTCCGTTAAAAACAAAAACGCCGTTTCCATCGCCAGATTGCGCAAGGATAAAGTTCTGTTCCGTTTTGGCGGGAGCCATCCCCCTTTCAAAAAATACCACCAGTTCTCCACCGGCATTACTGCTGTCGCGGCTTTTGTAAGTGGTATTGAATTTTTTTCCGTAAAAATCAAGCTGGTCATTGAATCCCATCAACGCAGCGGTTCTTAATACATCCTGCTTCAATTGCGAGGGTATGGCAACACCGTAGTACCTATTGTTCGGCTCTTTGAGGTAAACATCGGCGGCATTCCGGTAAGCGATGAATGCATCATTGATCATGCCGGCAGCTTCATAGATCATGCCCTGCACATTGAGTGCAAACGCATCTTTGGTATAACGATTGGCGCCCGGTTTGAACTTGTCTTCCTGCGTTTGGGTGCTCAAACTAATGCGACGGGCTTCTACCAGGGCGTCGTCTGTTTTTCCGAGGTAGAGATAGTTGAGCGCTTTGTAATAATGAACCATGAAGCGTTCAAAATCTTCACCCAGGTAAGGAACGGTCATCGGGTTAAGCATCAAGCTGGTAATCGCATTCCCTAACGATTTGTGTTTGTTTTCTATATAAAGATCGGCAAGATTCAGGAACAGGTTGCTGCTGTCATACAATCCCTGCAGGTGCAACATTTGCCCCCGCTCCATATAATACAACAGGCTGTTCCTGGGATGTTGCAGGTAACCATTCCGCTCCAGCATATGATCGGCATGCCTGTAATGCGATGCGCTTACCTGCTTGTAATAAGCAGACATTTTGCTGTTATAAGTAGCACAGGAAAACAAAACAGGCATCAATAGCCAAGCTACCCATGCCTGTTTTATACAATGCTTCATGCGGAAAAATTAAGCAGCACTTAGTTGTTGACGAATTTGGCAATCTTTTTATCACCTATCCATACCACTTCATTGGTTTCAATGTTGGTGAGCTCCAGGTTCACCTGGTAGGTAACGGTTTTCTTCCTGCGATACGCATCTACGATGGAATTGATAGAGCCTTGCAGTATATAATCAGCCCCACGCTCCAACCCGAATTTTTTCATGGTGCTTTGTGTGGCGTTGCTCTGTTGGTCTGCTTTTTCGGCCCGCATCTCTTCCCGTTTTTTACCGCTTTGCACCAATCCTACCCTGCTGGTTTGTATGAATGCGCGCTCGAGGTCGTTCATGAAAGTTTCTGCTTCAATGTGTTCATGACTTTTATTGGTAACCATGCCTACCACTACTACAGGCTTTTTGCCTCCTTTGGCAGCCAGGTGATCGTCGAGCCATTTGGCATTCAGTATCTGGTTGGTCATTTCTTCCGCGGTGAGGCGGCTGTCGGTGTTGTTCCAGGTTCCATTGATATCGATCTGTGTTGCAGGATCGATGCGGGTAACCTTACGTGTTGCGCAGGAAGTAAGAAAAAGAGAGAACGATAAAATTCCGGCGGCAAAAAGTAAAAATTTGCTTTTCATAGTATGCTATTGGTTTTAAAACGAGAACCACCAATTTCCCGTGCGGAAACCGATGTTGGGTCTGAGTGCATTCCAGCTGCCCCAGTTATTGTAATAACCATACTGGTTCCAGCCGTTGTAATATTGGTTGTAATACGGATAGTAATATCCGTTGTGATAGGCAGCATACCTCCTGGCTTCTCTCCGCTCGTTGCGGCGTTCCATTTTGGCTTCATACCAGTCGTAAGCCTTATAGGTTTGCTGCACGGTGGTGTTGGAAGCAGAGAGCAGGGAGTCTTTCTGGCTCATGTATTTCTGCCTGCTGATGTTAAAGTTGAGGTTTTGGTCGGGAGCAAGTGACTGGCCGGCATCCTGTGCCATTAGGGTTGTTGCCAGGCAAATACTCAGAAGGGTCAAAAATGAACGTATCATGATTCCTCCTTTTTTAAATTATAACCAAAGCTAATACCAAAACGATTAAAAAGAATCCTACGAATCGTTAAAATACTGTAACGGTTTTATCTCCGCCCGCAACCGTCATTTCACCAATAATGGAATGGTAAAGACCATGCGATTTCAACAGATCACCGGCGTCTTTTACACTGTCTTTTCCAACCGCCACCAACAACCCGCCATTTGTTTGCGGATCGGCCAGTATGGAGATGGCTTCTTCGGATTGAACCGTATTGGCGAACTGTACTTTATGGCCATAGCTTGCCCAGTTGCGTTTGGTACCTCCCGGTTGTATTTTTTGTTGCAGGTAAGGATCGAGGCCCGGGATAACAGGAACCTGTTGTAATTGTATCTGCGCATTCAAGCTGCTTCCTTCACACATTTCAATCAGGTGACCAAGCAATCCGAAGCCGGTTACATCGGTCATGGCGTGTACAGATGCCAGTGCAGAAAGTTCTTCTCCTACTTTATTCAACTGCATCAATTGGCGAAGCATGAGATCGTGGTGTTCGCTGCTGAGTGCATTGCGTTTTTGCGCAGTGGAAAGGATGCCCATGCCCAGCGGTTTGGTAAGGAATAAAACATCTCCTTCGCGGGCGGTGCTGTTTTGTTTGAGGCGTGGGATATCAACGAGTCCGTTTACTGCAAGCCCAAAAACCGGCTCGGGACAATCAATGCTATGTCCGCCTGCAAGCGGAATGCCCGCTTCGGCACAAATACTGCGCGCACCTTCAACCACCTGTTGTGCAACTTCTGCAGGCAATTTATCTACCGGCCATCCCAAAATTGCAATGGCCAGTATGGGTTTTCCTCCCATAGCATACACATCGCTGATGGCGTTGGCTCCGGCAATTTTACCGAATGAAAACGCATCGTCTACGATGGGCATGAAAAAGTCGGTAGTAGAGATCAATGCGGTTCCATTGCCCAGGTCGTAAGCGGCAGCATCGTCTTTACTGCTATTGCCTACGAGTAAGTTTTGCTGATCGGGCGATGAGAGATTGGTCTTTAAAATAGTGTCCAGTACCTGCGGCGCTATTTTGCAACCGCAACCGGCGCCATGGGAATATTGCGTAAGCCTGATGGCTGTAGATTCATTGTTCATGCATGCTGTGTTTGAAGAAGGTTCTCCAGTTTACCGGCATTCTGCACGGCATCCACCTGGTCAACGGGAATTTTACAGGTAAGCGTTTCGGCGTTTTCGCGATTATACAATCCTTTGATGTAAAGCTTATCGTAGTATTTCAACAATATGCGGAAGCATTCTTTTACATCGTCTTCCAACAGGTAATTGATGGCTGTTTTGGTTTCGAGCCCACCCAGTCTTTTTTTGATGCGGATAATGGCGTTCACCAGTTTTTCTTTCTCGTATCCTCCGTATTCTTTTATGATGTGGTTGAGCCTTTCTTCGAAAGGAATATCGAGGAAGAAAACAGGTTTGGTGCGCATTTGTTTAAAGAGTACGATGGGTATATTGACGAGGCCGATGCGTTGGCTTTCATCTTCCATCCATATCCGCGAAGCTTGTTCGTGTTTTTGCAATTCATGTGCCAACAGATTCTCGAACATCTCCTGGGAGGGCTGTGGTATTTTATCAAGCGCGCCGAAAGCCGATCCTTTATGCAGAGCCAGCGCTTCGAGATCGATCACGGCTTCCTGTTGTTTGGTGAGCTCATGGAGCAGATCGGTTTTGCCGCTGCCGGTATAACCGCCAACAATATGGATGGGATAATTATTTTCCAACTGCGCCAACACCCAGTGGCGATAGGTTTTATAGCCGCCCACTAGGGTAATCACGTTGAAACCATAGAGATCGAGCAGCCAGGCCACACCGGCGCTGCGCATACCTCCGCGCCAGCAATGCACCAGCACGGTATGGCGTTCAGCATCTTTGTTAAGCGCGGCGCACCATTGCTCTACCTGCTCTATCATACCCACCATTTTAGGACCGAAAAACTGCAATCCTATCTTGATGGCTTTCTGCCGGCTCTGCTGTTTGTAAGCTGTGCCGACGACCTTTCTTTCTTCGTCGGTGAAAAGTGCAAGGAGTTGTGCGCCGGGTATGTGTGCATGATGGTATTCACCCGGACTGCGCACATCGAGCACGAGATGGTCTTGTGCAGCTGCTAAAAAAGGTGCTATGGTAAGTTTGGTGATGGCCATATTCAGTTGATAGTTGATAGTTGTCAGATGGCGAATCTTTATTTCTAACAACTGACAACTATCAACTTAACATGATCTTATCGATTCATAGAGGCTAAGAACTCTTCATTGTCTTTCGTACCGCGCATGCGCTTGAGCAATTCATTCATTGCTTCTTCGGTATTCATATCGTTGATATACAAACGAAGGATGTTCATGCGTTGCAATACTTCTTTGTCGAGCAACAGGTCGTCGCGGCGAGTAGAAGAAGCCACCAGGTCGATGGCAGGGAATATGCGTTTGTTGGCCAGGCGGCGGTCGAGCTGCAATTCCATGTTACCGGTTCCCTTGAATTCTTCAAAGATCACTTCATCCATCTTACTGCCTGTTTCAATGAGGGCTGTAGCCAGGATGGTAAGAGAACCACCGTGCTCGATTTTACGGGCGGCGCCGAAGAACTGTTTGGGCTTCTGCATGGCGTTGGCTTCCACACCACCACTCAATACTTTACCGCTGGCAGGTGCCACTGTGTTGTGGGCCCTGGCCAAACGGGTGATGGAGTCGAGCAGTATCACTACATCGTGACCGCATTCTACCAGGCGTTTTGCTTTTTGCAAAGCGATGGTAGATACTTTCACGTGTTTCTCTGCGGGTTCATCGAAGGTAGAAGCGATCACTTCTGCCTTTACGCTGCGCTCCATATCGGTTACCTCTTCAGGGCGCTCATCGATCAATACCACCATGAGATAACACTCGGGGTGATTGGCGGCGATGGCGTTGGCCACTTCTTTTAACAAAATGGTTTTACCCACTTTTGGTTGCGCAACGATCAGGCCACGCTGACCCTTACCAATGGGCGTAAAGAGGTCCATGATACGGGTGCTGTAATTGTTGGGCGTAGTGAACAGGTTCAGCTTTTCGTAAGGGAAAAGCGGTGTAAGGTAATCGAAAGGAACACGGTCGCGCACTTCATCGGGTTTCTTGCCGTTGATGGCGTCTACTTTGAGGAGCGCGAAATATTTTTCTCCTTCTTTAGGCGGACGAACAGCGCCCTGCACGGTATCGCCGGTTTTGAGACCAAAGAGTTTGATCTGCGAAGGAGATACGTATACATCGTCGGGTGAAGAGAGGTAATTATAATCGGATGAACGCAGGAACCCATAACCATCGGGCATCATCTCGAGCACGCCTTCGCTGAGGATCATGCCTTCAAACTCGATATTGAAAGTGGGTTCTTTGCGGTGCTGTTTTTGCTGCTGTGCAGGCTGGGACGCTTCGTGCGAAAGACCATTCTCTGCAGATTCCGCTTCGGCAGCATGTGTGGGCTCGGATGTTTCTGCCGATGTTCCGTTGAGCGATAGAGCAGCCTGGGGCGCTTGTTCAGCGGGCTTCTCAGTTTTGGGTTTACGGCCGGGCGCACCACGTTTGGGCTGGGGGGGCGCAGGCTTGGCTGTTTGTTGCGGCGCTTCCTGCATCACTTCCGCTTCTTCGGTAGCGATACCGGTTTTAACGGTAACGGGTTTGCGGGCCCTGCCAGGTTTTTTCTTGCCGTCTTCTTTTGTTTCGCTGGCTGTGAGTGCCTGGCTGTCGAGGATCTTATAAATAAGTCCTTGTTTGTCAAGCTTTTTAACGCCTGCTATTTTCAACTGCTCGGCAATGTCGAGCAACTCTGGCAATAGCATGTCGTTCAATTGCAAAATGTCGTACATAAAATCAATTAATGAGGGGATTCAAATTGTCTACATCGTTAAAGATCCTGTCTAAGGAATTACGAACTCAGATCCGGATAAATAAAGAAATTGTTGTGATTGGAAAGAGGGAAACTGATGTTGTCGAGAGCTATTAAGAGAACCCAATCAGTCTGGTTTCCGCTGCAATGTTAAGGCAAAATAATCAAAAAATGAAATGAAAATGTAAAAATCGACGGACGGACCCACCAACATTATACATTAAAATTATACGTCTTTGTAATTACCTGTTTGATCACCTCGTCGAGTTCCAGGGCGCTTTTGTGCAGGTGGGCAACGATCTCTTCCAGTTCATGGGGTTTGTGTGTATTGATCATTTCGGTGAGGCCAATGATATTAGCAACCGGCCTTCTGATCTCGTGCGACTGGATCTTAGCGATCTCCCGCAGGGCTTCGGTGTGTTTTTGGATTTCCAGTTCGTTTTTTTTCCGTTGGGTGATGTTTACCGAGTTTACCACGATGCCCAGGTAGTTTCCCCGTGCATCCGAGGCGGAATAATATTTCCGGAGGAGCCAAACCTTTTCTCCGTCGGGATAGGTAAAGTGGTGCTCGAATGCATAGTTTTTAGCGTTGCTGAGCAAAATGTCATCGAAATGCATGGCGGCCGTTTTCTGTTGTTCCAGCGTGAGGTAGTTCATGATCAGGTCGCCCACTTCGTAAGGTTTGCCCAGCAGGCGGCGGGCATGATGCTGTGCTGCTGTATTGGCATAAATGATACGGAGTCCCGGATCTATAACGAGTGTTATGTTATCGGAGCTGTTGATGATGGCCTGGAGTGTGTTCTCCGATTCATAAAGCAAAGCCTGCTGGCGTTTGAGCTCTGTTATGTCTTTCGACAAACCAATGAGGTGGGTGACTTCCTGGTTGCTGTCGAGTATGGGAAAAGCTTCACTCA
Coding sequences within it:
- a CDS encoding nuclear transport factor 2 family protein gives rise to the protein MNTNEQTIHHFYSAFQQRDYAGMNACYDAEVVFSDMVFGLLNSQETRAMWEMLCKNAKDLTIRFDNIRLLDEEYATCDWVATYTFTQTGRKVVNRVKAHMRLKDGLITEHSDAFDIYKWSRQAFGLRGWLFGWTNFMRNRIHINAKKRLLGFMEQQ
- a CDS encoding COG3014 family protein, with amino-acid sequence MKHCIKQAWVAWLLMPVLFSCATYNSKMSAYYKQVSASHYRHADHMLERNGYLQHPRNSLLYYMERGQMLHLQGLYDSSNLFLNLADLYIENKHKSLGNAITSLMLNPMTVPYLGEDFERFMVHYYKALNYLYLGKTDDALVEARRISLSTQTQEDKFKPGANRYTKDAFALNVQGMIYEAAGMINDAFIAYRNAADVYLKEPNNRYYGVAIPSQLKQDVLRTAALMGFNDQLDFYGKKFNTTYKSRDSSNAGGELVVFFERGMAPAKTEQNFILAQSGDGNGVFVFNGPYGTFDIPFDVSSANSSAASLKNFRTIRVAIPIYEPRSYNNVQGTITADGAAYSSELAEDINTIAPAVLKERIVKEVSNALLRQAFKLGMEKGASEATKAAVKNNSKEKDAGKKERNAEAAALVTGLVVNMFNTATEKADTRNWQSLPAYIQYVRVPLKKGTNDIRLQLGNAEKTIRIEGKTGLQLYNWRVPDNSITVAP
- a CDS encoding penicillin-binding protein activator LpoB, producing the protein MKSKFLLFAAGILSFSLFLTSCATRKVTRIDPATQIDINGTWNNTDSRLTAEEMTNQILNAKWLDDHLAAKGGKKPVVVVGMVTNKSHEHIEAETFMNDLERAFIQTSRVGLVQSGKKREEMRAEKADQQSNATQSTMKKFGLERGADYILQGSINSIVDAYRRKKTVTYQVNLELTNIETNEVVWIGDKKIAKFVNN
- the selD gene encoding selenide, water dikinase SelD encodes the protein MNNESTAIRLTQYSHGAGCGCKIAPQVLDTILKTNLSSPDQQNLLVGNSSKDDAAAYDLGNGTALISTTDFFMPIVDDAFSFGKIAGANAISDVYAMGGKPILAIAILGWPVDKLPAEVAQQVVEGARSICAEAGIPLAGGHSIDCPEPVFGLAVNGLVDIPRLKQNSTAREGDVLFLTKPLGMGILSTAQKRNALSSEHHDLMLRQLMQLNKVGEELSALASVHAMTDVTGFGLLGHLIEMCEGSSLNAQIQLQQVPVIPGLDPYLQQKIQPGGTKRNWASYGHKVQFANTVQSEEAISILADPQTNGGLLVAVGKDSVKDAGDLLKSHGLYHSIIGEMTVAGGDKTVTVF
- the mnmH gene encoding tRNA 2-selenouridine(34) synthase MnmH translates to MAITKLTIAPFLAAAQDHLVLDVRSPGEYHHAHIPGAQLLALFTDEERKVVGTAYKQQSRQKAIKIGLQFFGPKMVGMIEQVEQWCAALNKDAERHTVLVHCWRGGMRSAGVAWLLDLYGFNVITLVGGYKTYRHWVLAQLENNYPIHIVGGYTGSGKTDLLHELTKQQEAVIDLEALALHKGSAFGALDKIPQPSQEMFENLLAHELQKHEQASRIWMEDESQRIGLVNIPIVLFKQMRTKPVFFLDIPFEERLNHIIKEYGGYEKEKLVNAIIRIKKRLGGLETKTAINYLLEDDVKECFRILLKYYDKLYIKGLYNRENAETLTCKIPVDQVDAVQNAGKLENLLQTQHA
- the rho gene encoding transcription termination factor Rho translates to MYDILQLNDMLLPELLDIAEQLKIAGVKKLDKQGLIYKILDSQALTASETKEDGKKKPGRARKPVTVKTGIATEEAEVMQEAPQQTAKPAPPQPKRGAPGRKPKTEKPAEQAPQAALSLNGTSAETSEPTHAAEAESAENGLSHEASQPAQQQKQHRKEPTFNIEFEGMILSEGVLEMMPDGYGFLRSSDYNYLSSPDDVYVSPSQIKLFGLKTGDTVQGAVRPPKEGEKYFALLKVDAINGKKPDEVRDRVPFDYLTPLFPYEKLNLFTTPNNYSTRIMDLFTPIGKGQRGLIVAQPKVGKTILLKEVANAIAANHPECYLMVVLIDERPEEVTDMERSVKAEVIASTFDEPAEKHVKVSTIALQKAKRLVECGHDVVILLDSITRLARAHNTVAPASGKVLSGGVEANAMQKPKQFFGAARKIEHGGSLTILATALIETGSKMDEVIFEEFKGTGNMELQLDRRLANKRIFPAIDLVASSTRRDDLLLDKEVLQRMNILRLYINDMNTEEAMNELLKRMRGTKDNEEFLASMNR
- a CDS encoding PAS domain-containing protein; translated protein: MKKVCPSLFVSLVEQTNDAVFILRVEAEKRRFIIEYVNAAYLRKFSHTAEELIGKDLKEILSAEKYELVSKQLFSCVNCKSPFSYEETIVLDNETLFSLSEAFPILDSNQEVTHLIGLSKDITELKRQQALLYESENTLQAIINSSDNITLVIDPGLRIIYANTAAQHHARRLLGKPYEVGDLIMNYLTLEQQKTAAMHFDDILLSNAKNYAFEHHFTYPDGEKVWLLRKYYSASDARGNYLGIVVNSVNITQRKKNELEIQKHTEALREIAKIQSHEIRRPVANIIGLTEMINTHKPHELEEIVAHLHKSALELDEVIKQVITKTYNFNV